A genomic segment from Nicotiana tabacum cultivar K326 chromosome 7, ASM71507v2, whole genome shotgun sequence encodes:
- the LOC107770692 gene encoding uncharacterized protein LOC107770692 yields the protein MVEQGHILGKARGGTGGRAGSGGGMGDKGGKGHKGACRLRIGSWNIGTLASKFIELARILEKGKVNIASFQETRWVGSRARNVDEYKLWYSGVLNVGESTLNVVSAYAPQAGLDEELKRGFWERLDEIVCSIPPAERLFIEGDFNGHIGSTASDYGKFPKEGGAFGYFSEHDGKDSD from the exons ATGGTAGAGCAAGGTCATATCCTTGGGAAGGCTAGGGGCGGAACGGGAGGTAGGGCAGGGTCAGGGGGTGGGATGGGAGACAAGGGAGGTAAAGGGCACAAGGGTGCctgtaggttgagaattgggtcatggaacataggtacaTTGGCGAGTAAGTTTATAGAGTTGGCGAGGATTCTAGAGAAGGGGAAGGTAAATATAGCAAGTTTTCAAGAGACTCGATGGGTAGGATCGAGGGCGAGAAATGTAGACgagtataagttgtggtactctggagtcCTAAATG TTGGAGAGTCCACCCTAAATGTTGTTAGTGCGTATGCGCcacaagcaggcttggatgaggagcTCAAGAGGGGCTTCTGGGAGAGGTTGGATGAGATCGTGTGTAGTATTCCGCCTGCTGAGAGGTTATTTATAGAAGGGGATTTTAATGGACATATTGGGTCGACTGCAAGCGACTATGGAAAG TTTCCCAAAgagggaggagcatttggttacttctCCGAGCATGATGGcaaagactcagattga